The DNA sequence TTATTGCCGGCTATTTCTTGACCTCTCCGGCAAGTAGATGATCATCGGCAGACATCGTATCTTTCGGTTTTGGTAACAGGAGAACAATGATGATGCCGATCAGCAGCATCAGGGTATTGAACAGGTAGGCAGGGCCAATTCCGAAACGCTCACTCAGTGATCCGATAATCACCGGGCCGATGCCGTTTCCAACCCTCCCTATATTAAAACAGAAGCCAATGGCCGTTCCCCTTATAATTGTCGGGAAATATTCTGACATGAGAGACGTATATCCCGAGAAGAATCCGATAGAAAAGGCTAACATTGCACCGGCAGCCGTGGCAAGGACGATAAACAATACAGTTGGAGTTGGAGAAGGTGTAAAAAGAGACAGAGAAGCACTGAACAGCGCCGCACTGCCGAGGAATAATATAAAAGTCGGTTTTCTCCCAAAGCGGTCAGAGATAAACCCATATCCCAGGTAACCCGCTGTGCCGATTATGAATACAATTAATGTAATATAGGGCAGGAGAAAAGGAGTAATATTCAGGCTGCGGTAGAATGAAGGGAGCCAGACCTGTGAAGAATTACCGGATACAAAACCGATAAAAGCAAGTATGCTGGTTAGTATGATTTTTGTTCGATAATTTTTTGTAAAAAGGAATTCTTTTTTCCCGCTGGTTACGATAGTTTTTTCATTGAGCCATCGCGGCGATTCATGAACAAAGTGATATGAAAAAACTAAAATAATAAATTGAAAGGCAGCGAGGCTGTAATAAGCTGTCCTCCAGGTTAAAGTTAAAGGTAAGACAATCAGGGCAATCGATATCAGCACATGTGAAAACGAGAATCCTGACTGAACAACCGAACTGACCCTTCCGAGGTAGCGGTATTGCCAGCTTTCATTAATAAGTGTAGCCCCTGTAGTCAGGGTGCCGGCCAGGGTAAATCCGGAAATCAGGCGGCCGACGATAAACATCGCAGGAGTTATTGAAGCAGCTACGAGAAGCATGGAGACAACTGATCCGCACAGACAGAAGATAAACCCTTTTTTCCTACCTGACTGATCGGAAAAGTATCCGAACCCCAACCCCCCCAATGATGCAAAGATCAGGGGTAAAAAGCCCATCAGAGTTGTCTGAAGGGGAGTTATGGCAAAGTCAGCCTGTATGTTCTGCATGAAATATCCGAATAGAAAGGTATTGCTGGCTTCAAATGTGACTCCGGCGGCTACCAGTATTAATTGTCCGGTGCGGTTTATCAAAAGATTACCCCCTGAAAGGGATGTTTGCAAATTTTAATGACTATTATATGCCATAAAAGCTGAATTGACTACATTGAATCTATTCCGATCTAAATATTGCGCCGGCTCACAAATAGAGAATCGAGGAGAGAATAATCAATGTACCCTCACTTTACTTTAAGTGGAACTCCTTACGAAATAGGGTTAAAACATGGTTCACTGGCAAAAGAACTAGTTATCAGGAACATCACAGGATACGAAAAGTTATTCAGAGATTTAAACGGTCTGTCCTGGGATTCTGTAATTAATGAGGCTATTAATTATATCCCGGCAATTAAAAAGTTTGATGAAGATCTAATTGAGGAAATGAAGGGCCTTGCTGATGGGGCTGGTGTGGATTTTAACTCTATTCTTGCGCTGAACTGCCGTAGCGAACTGATAATGAACTCTAAAATGATCGATGCCATCGGGGGATGTACCAGCTTTGGCATTATGCCAGAAAAAACATCAGGGTCGACTTACATGGGGCAGAACTGGGATTTCTTTGAATCCCAAAAAGATGTAATTATTGTCCTGGAGATAGATCAGGCAAATAAACCAAAAATACTGATGATCACTGAAGCCGGAATTATCGGAAAGATCGGTATTAATTCAAACGGCCTGGCTGTATGTCTGAATGCTTTGGTTACAGAACAGGTAACAGATGGCACTCCGCTTCACCTGGTGCTCAGAGGAATATTAAATGCCCCAAACCTTAATGCTGCAGTCGCGACAGCACAGGGCAGTGAAATTGCTTCGGCGTGTAATTTTTTAATAGGCCAGCAGGGGGTAACAGTTATCTCCATGGAAATGATCCCTGATGATTTTGAAATTATATTTCCTGATGAAGGGACAATCATTCATACCAACCATATATTAAGTGACAGGCTTGACCGGAAGGTTGTAGATTTGGGCAGGGGTTTTGGTTTTTCTACATTTTTCCGTTTGCAGAGGGCAAAGAAGCTTTATGGAGAGGTAAGCGAGCATGATCTGGACTCGATCATGGCACTTCAGAGTGATCATGTAAATTTTCCCAACTCGATTTGCGCTCACATGGATCCTGATAAGCCGCAGAGTATGCGCACGATCTTTTCAGTT is a window from the Bacillota bacterium genome containing:
- a CDS encoding C45 family peptidase, with product MYPHFTLSGTPYEIGLKHGSLAKELVIRNITGYEKLFRDLNGLSWDSVINEAINYIPAIKKFDEDLIEEMKGLADGAGVDFNSILALNCRSELIMNSKMIDAIGGCTSFGIMPEKTSGSTYMGQNWDFFESQKDVIIVLEIDQANKPKILMITEAGIIGKIGINSNGLAVCLNALVTEQVTDGTPLHLVLRGILNAPNLNAAVATAQGSEIASACNFLIGQQGVTVISMEMIPDDFEIIFPDEGTIIHTNHILSDRLDRKVVDLGRGFGFSTFFRLQRAKKLYGEVSEHDLDSIMALQSDHVNFPNSICAHMDPDKPQSMRTIFSVIFDLETCSLYLSSGYPCESEYKNISFID
- a CDS encoding MFS transporter: MINRTGQLILVAAGVTFEASNTFLFGYFMQNIQADFAITPLQTTLMGFLPLIFASLGGLGFGYFSDQSGRKKGFIFCLCGSVVSMLLVAASITPAMFIVGRLISGFTLAGTLTTGATLINESWQYRYLGRVSSVVQSGFSFSHVLISIALIVLPLTLTWRTAYYSLAAFQFIILVFSYHFVHESPRWLNEKTIVTSGKKEFLFTKNYRTKIILTSILAFIGFVSGNSSQVWLPSFYRSLNITPFLLPYITLIVFIIGTAGYLGYGFISDRFGRKPTFILFLGSAALFSASLSLFTPSPTPTVLFIVLATAAGAMLAFSIGFFSGYTSLMSEYFPTIIRGTAIGFCFNIGRVGNGIGPVIIGSLSERFGIGPAYLFNTLMLLIGIIIVLLLPKPKDTMSADDHLLAGEVKK